The Deltaproteobacteria bacterium genome segment GGATAAAGCAGTCATCCTTTTCGTCCGGGAAGAGATGATCACGATGGGTGGTGCCGGGCACGGCGCAGCCGTGCGGAATAGGACGATGTACACCCTCCGGGCGGAGAAACGTTTGAACATGGACTATTATAAAAACATGATTATCCATTATTTTCTCCATGTTGCGTTTGTCAGTCTGTCGATCATCACCGCCAATGGTAATGATGTTACGGTTTCAACCCTTTTCAGGGACTACGCCTTTCTGAAGAGACTCTTTCGCCACGAGTTCATTTTCGACGACGAGAGATCAGAAATGGACGATATACGGGAAAGCCTCGCCTATCTCAAGTCCCGAGGCTATGTGAATTACGAAGATACGCGAGAAAGGGCGGCCATCCAGATCCTGGAGGGCGGCGAAGAGGCCCTGAAGGTGTTTGGCGGTCTTATGCAGACGTACCTGGAGTCCTACTGGCTCGTGGCCAGAAGCACATCTCTGATTGAACCTCCGGGGCTGGATGAAAAAACCTGGCTGAAGGAAATCCGGCGCCTGGGCTTCAAGTCTTATGAGGACGGAGATATTTGCCGTTACGAATCTCTGTCGCAGCAGAATTTCTGGGGTGCCGTGCGGTTTCTAACGGAGGCGGGCCTCATTTCTCCTATCGAGAAAGAGACCCGCAAAGCTTACCAGGTGAACGGTACGCCGGAGATGTTTGACGAGGTCCGTCAAGGCATTTTCCGCTATCTCTACTGATCAACCGTTCGGTTCATGAGCGCTTCGGGAAGCATCAACACACCACGCCCGCGATAAACCGCGTACTCACCCATCTCCTCTTCAATTCTCAGGAGCCGGTTGTACTTCGCCAGGCGTTCGCTCCGTGAAAGCGATCCCGTCTTGATCTGGCCGCAGTTGGCCGCCACAGCCACATCGGCTATAAAAGTGTCTTCTGTTTCACCGGAGCGGTGGGATACGATGGTCGTGTAGCCCGCCTCTTTTGCAGTCTCGATGGTCTCCAGGGTTTCTGTCAGGGTTCCGATCTGGTTCAGCTTGATCAGGATCGAGTTGGCCACGCCGTTCGAAATGCCCCGCTCCAGGCGAAGCCTGTTCGTGACGAACAGGTCGTCCCCCACGAGCTGTACCCTCCCTCCCAGCCTGTCCGTCAGTAATTTCCAGCCATCCCAGTCGTCTTCGGCCAGGCCATCTTCAATGGAAAGGATCGGGTAATTGCCCACCAGGGTTTCGTATAAGCCTACCATTTCGGCCGCGTCTTTTTTCGGTTTTTTTTCTGCTTCCAGGATGTATTTGCCGTCCTTGTAGAAGGAACTCGCCGCGGCGTCGAGGGCGATGCCGATATCTTCTCCCAAAGTGTAGCCGGCTTTCTGAACGGCCGTGCATATGAGATCCAGGGCCTCTACGTTTGATTTTAAATTGGGTGCGAATCCCCCCTCATCACCGACGGCTGTGTTGTAACCCTTGCTTCTCAGGACTGCCTTAAGGTTATGGAAGATTTCGGCGATCATCCGGAGTCCTCCCCCGAAGCTTTCGGCTCCGACCGGCATGATCATGAATTCCTGGATGTCGACGTTGTTGTCTGCATGCTCCCCGCCGTTCAAGATATTCGCCATGGGTACGGGCAGATCCTTGGCGATGATCCCGCCCAGGTAGCGGTAAAGCGGCACGTCATGAACGGTCGCGGCGGCACGGGCGCAGGCCAGGGAGACC includes the following:
- the eno gene encoding phosphopyruvate hydratase, with protein sequence MTEIVHVHAREIIDSRGNPTVEAEVTLSSGVTGRAAVPSGASTGEHEMLELRDGDPKRYLGKGVQKAVHNVTHVIGPRITGMCCADQRAIDYTMIALDGTDNKGALGANAILGVSLACARAAATVHDVPLYRYLGGIIAKDLPVPMANILNGGEHADNNVDIQEFMIMPVGAESFGGGLRMIAEIFHNLKAVLRSKGYNTAVGDEGGFAPNLKSNVEALDLICTAVQKAGYTLGEDIGIALDAAASSFYKDGKYILEAEKKPKKDAAEMVGLYETLVGNYPILSIEDGLAEDDWDGWKLLTDRLGGRVQLVGDDLFVTNRLRLERGISNGVANSILIKLNQIGTLTETLETIETAKEAGYTTIVSHRSGETEDTFIADVAVAANCGQIKTGSLSRSERLAKYNRLLRIEEEMGEYAVYRGRGVLMLPEALMNRTVDQ